The Deinococcus aquaticus genomic interval GCCTGTGGCTCGACCAGAGTATCTTCCTGCCTCTGAGCCCCGTCGAGGCGAGGCGCATGGCACAACTGCCGTTCGTGTCGGACGTGTTCGAGAACTTCAAGGTGCAGATTCCCAAACCGCAGCGCGCCGTGGCCCTGAGTGCCGCCGCCGCCGCGCCCGGCGAGGCGTGGCACCTCGCGAAGATCGGCGCGCCGCAGGCCTGGGCTGCCGGATTCAAGGGGCAGGGTGTCAGGATCGGCCACCTGGACAGCGGTGTTGATGCTCGCCACCCACAACTTGACGGAAGAATTCAGGCATTCATGGAATTCAACGCTTCGGGTGACCGTGTCAATAGTCAGCCGCACGACACCACCAATCACGGTACCCATACGGCCGGCCTACTGGTCGGAAGCACCGTGGGAGTTGCACCTGATGCAAGGGTCATCAGCGCGCTGGTGCTGCCGAACAACGAGGGCACCTTCGCGCAGGTGATCGCCGGAATGCAGTACGTGATTGACCCGGATAACAACGCTGACACGGATGACGGCGCGGACATCGTGAACATGAGCCTGGGGATCCCCGGTACCTTCGACGAGTTCATCGTGCCGGTGCAGAACATGATCAAGGCGGGCGTGGTGCCCATGTTCGCCATCGGGAACTTTGGCCCGACCTCGGCCAGTACCGGCAGTCCCGGCAACCTGCCGGACGCCATCGGCGTGGGCGCCGTGGACCGCAACGGGCAGGTGGCGAGCTTCAGCAGTCGTGGTCCCGTGAACTGGAACAGCACCATCAAGGGCGTGTTCGTGAAGCCCGATATTGCCGCGCCGGGTGTGGAGATCACCAGCGCCTTCCCGAACGGCCAGTACGGCGCGCTGAGCGGCAGTTCGCAGGCCAGTCCCATCGCGGCGGGCGCGGCGGCCCTGCTGCTGTCGGCCAAGCCCGGTACCAGCGTGGACGGCATCAAGAACGCTCTGTACACCAGCGCCAGCAACGCGGGCAGCAAGAACAACAACACGGGCTTCGGCCTGATCAGCGTGCCGGGCGCGCTGGGTAAACTCGGCGTGAACGCGGGTGCGCCCGCCCCGGCCCCCGCTCCTGCGCCCACGCCGACTCCAGCACCGACCCCGGCTCCGGCGCCCACTCCCGCCCCGGCTCCCACTCCGGCGCCGACCCCCGCACCCACCCCGGCCCCGGCTCCTACCGGCCCGGCCGGCTACAGCCTCTGCGCCCTGGAAGGCAGCAAGTGCGACTTCAGCGGTCAGAAGGACGCCGCGTTCGGCACGGCCGGCAAGTACCTGACCGGCGTCGGCACCGACGGCTTCAACTGCACGGTGGCCGACTGGGGCCGTGATCCCGCGCCCGGCCTGAAGAAAGGCTGCTTCATCAAGGACCGTCCTGGCGCGGCCCCCGCTCCGGCCC includes:
- a CDS encoding S8 family peptidase; amino-acid sequence: MKKRNLLMLGAALTLGGLSQADAGRLSPTLLARAQKGDQTKVGVIVRFNLPNDARGRAQFKNLRAQLNTIVAQLGSAAGIVSASSVKQATSLWLDQSIFLPLSPVEARRMAQLPFVSDVFENFKVQIPKPQRAVALSAAAAAPGEAWHLAKIGAPQAWAAGFKGQGVRIGHLDSGVDARHPQLDGRIQAFMEFNASGDRVNSQPHDTTNHGTHTAGLLVGSTVGVAPDARVISALVLPNNEGTFAQVIAGMQYVIDPDNNADTDDGADIVNMSLGIPGTFDEFIVPVQNMIKAGVVPMFAIGNFGPTSASTGSPGNLPDAIGVGAVDRNGQVASFSSRGPVNWNSTIKGVFVKPDIAAPGVEITSAFPNGQYGALSGSSQASPIAAGAAALLLSAKPGTSVDGIKNALYTSASNAGSKNNNTGFGLISVPGALGKLGVNAGAPAPAPAPAPTPTPAPTPAPAPTPAPAPTPAPTPAPTPAPAPTGPAGYSLCALEGSKCDFSGQKDAAFGTAGKYLTGVGTDGFNCTVADWGRDPAPGLKKGCFIKDRPGAAPAPAPAPTPAPSTGQKPRVLLVDDDMGQGADVTGALRDAIKANAVSGGAFVWNTQSQGAVPLSEMKRADIVVWATGEQYQNTITPADQNTLQQYVAGGGNLLITGQDIGYDIGTSAFYTGTLKTRFVADSSGNTKFVTGGAFGSTAFTLNAQGSAGNQYYPDVIADLGGSATVASWGTANATAGTITAQSIRVDPNKTRAAQKVQDPRGLVERIASSIIGGVLNQILGGNTQAQSQNRPRVSAQSAGENAGAIVANDAGKYRTVTMGFGLEGLTPNSRTVLMKTSFDWLMK